ACGACCAGAAGGTGAGAAGACTCAAAATTTGTAAACAACAATCTCTCCAAATTCTTATTGGGCTAGAGAATAAATTAGGAGATAGGATGGTATCAAAAagatgaaatttgttttaaaatttcacttTAAGACACACTCTGATAACCTAGGAGGACTTAACATTTGCTTATTAATTTGCTATCATCTCAAACATCAATAATATTCCTGTTTGGAAATTATTATACAGGAGTTTTTCAGACTTGCTATTGATGCCATGGCGAAAAATAGCTTGCGTTGTGTTGCTATTGCATGCAGAACACAAGAGCTGAGCCAAGTTCCCAAGGAACAGGAGGACTTGGATAAATGGTCTTTGCCAGAAGATGAATTGACTCTGCTTGCTATCGTTGGTATAAAGGATCCTTGTCGTCCTGGTGTCAGAGAAGCAGTGAGAATTTGCACCAGTGCTGGTGTTAAGGTACGTATGGTGACTGGAGACAATCTTCAGACAGCAAAAGCAATTGCGTTGGAGTGTGGTATACTTTCTTCAGATACAGAAGCCGTTGAGCCTACTATCATTGAAGGAAAAGTGTTCCGTGAGCTAtctgagaaagagagagaacaaGTAGCCAAGAAAATAACGGTATGATGTGACCTTACTGATCATCGCTATTTCAAATATTAACTTGGGGTAAAAATAATGCAGGTGATGGGTAGATCCTCTCCTAATGACAAGCTTTTACTTGTTCAAGCACTAAGGAAAaatggagatgttgttgctgtCACTGGTGATGGTACTAATGATGCTCCTGCTCTCCACGAGGTAACAATCATTGGTGATAATGGTACATGCTATATTAGGTTTTGTGTTTCATTTCCAAATCTGACTTATGCCTTTGTATTATAGGCAGACATAGGTCTCTCTATGGGTATATCAGGAACTGAAGTTGCTAAAGAGAGTTCAGACATCATCATTTTGGATGACAATTTTGCTTCAGTAGTAAAGGTTTGTCTTAGAGCATTGAGCTTATTTTTCATCTCTCAGTGAATTTATACTTCCACAGCTATTCTTTATGCCTTTTCTAATAGTGTAACTCTGTTTACTTTTCTAGGTTGTTCGATGGGGCCGTTCTGTGTATGCAAATATTCAGAAGTTCATACAGTTCCAGCTTACTGTGAATGTTGCAGCTCTTGTAATCAATGTTGTAGCAGCAATGTCTTCTGGTGATGTTCCTCTAAAGGCTGTACAGGTTAATTAATCTTCCCCTGTCTTTCTAGCACGAGATGGTTGAACTCTTAAGACACGTTAAACTATAATGGTGCTCTTTTGATACAGCTGCTTTGGGTCAACCTTATTATGGATACTCTTGGAGCACTTGCACTCGCTACAGAGCCACCAACTGATCATCTTATGCACAGAACCCCTGTTGGAAGAAGGTATAACATCATAACTAGATAAACTGTGGTTTCTATGTATGGTTCGTGATGGTTTTGTTTCTGGATTTCTAGGGAACCTCTTATAACAAACATCATGTGGAGGAACTTGCTTGTGCAGGTGATGACTtgttcagcaaaaaaaaaattatgttgatTTATTACTAAAAACATTTTGGAGAGTGCATATCTCTGACATTATAATTTGTGGGATGTTTCAGTCTTTTTACCAAGTGGCTGTCCTCCTAGTTCTCAACTTTGCAGGCTTGAGCATTCTTGGCTTGAGCCAAGACAGCAACCATGCACATGCTGTAGAAGTGAAGAACACTATGATATTCAATGCCTTCGTTATGTGTCAAGTAGGCAAAATCATCTCCTCTTTTCAATCTTCTTATTCTTAAAATCATATGTATTGGTTTAAATCATGCAAGTCTTGCAGATATTCAACGAGTTCAACGCAAGGAAACCTGATGAAATGAATGTATTCAGTGGAGTATCTAAGAACCCTCTcttcattgcaattgttggagTCACTTTTGTACTTCAGGTAAGACAATAACACAAAACCTCTTTTGTGTCTTGGACACTTGATAGCATCTGGTAGTAAACTCTTGTGGTTGAAAAATGCAGATACTCATTGTGACTTTCCTTGGGGAGTTTGCCCACACCGTTGCACTGAGTTGGCAACTATGGCTTGCTTCTATTGCCATCGGACTGGTCAGCTGGCCACTAGCAGTTGTTGGGAAACTGATTCCTGTACCCAAGACTCCAATGAGTGTCTACTTCAAGAAACCGTTCCGGAAATTCAAAGCCTCAAGAAATGCATAAACACATTACTAGATGCTACAGAAGCAATAACATGTGACAATGGCCTAAACCTCtaacttttctttctctcttttaattGGTAATAGTATTTTTACAAATGTATACTCCGAGATTCAATTCTTTTGTCCCTTATtcatatttcttcttcttgtcttgATGTAAAAGTACTGTGAATTGAATTGGATTTGGGGTTGTACTAATGGAAGTTTGGCTCAGTCTTTGATTTCATACCAACCAAATATTTTTTGCTCTCTGTCTGTGAGAAGCATGACttgaaacctttcatggaaacaAAGGACACAGTAAGGATCACATGGTTCTTCTTCCATCCTAAAATAAATCTTACAAACAAGTTTTGATGTGTAAGTGTGTTTCatactatataatttttttttatagaatgcAAAGGCTACGAGAGCCAACAGAATCAAATTGTAAACCTCAATAGTTTTCTTTCCTACACAtggcaaacaaaaataaactcacCTGAAAAAACCCAACTTATATTGAAACAACCTTACATAACAAATAagacaagaatttttttttaaattgcatACACTTGGTGAAAACTGAGAAGGGCCATGCTTAAAGACCACTTTGGAAATGTGAGAAGTTCAGCAAAAACATGAGTAAGCCAAGTGGTTCTTCTTTGAGATGTAAGGAGAGATGAAATCTGTAGCAAGGCCAGATGTCTCTGAGATCTCTGCTGGAACTAGCACTTGTGGCTTACCTAAAGCTATCCTCTTCCCAACTATGTTTGCATAAAACAAACCAGATATGGCTGGAACAAACACATCGCTTCTCGAGCTTATGTAGAAGTCAATAACATTTTCATACTCTGAACTCTCTGATTCAAGGTACTTTGATTTCTTGCTTGCTGGCATTATTGCCTCCTGCATCAAGATTTAGCAAAAGGGTAAAAAACTTTTCCTTGGACTAAAGAATGTTTTGATCTATACACACCTTTGTGAACGTTTTTGGGAAGATATCCTTAAGGATATTGAGGCTACTGTCCCACCTTGGCTGAGTGAGATAGATAGTTGTGTCACCAGCAAATCCAAGCTTCCTCAAGAATACAGCAATCTCTTGCGCGTTGTAACATGTCTTGGACCCAACTACACCAGTTGAGTGGCAATGTTTCTTCTCAAGTATGTCGATTCTAAGGTCTACAGCTATGAAACGGCCAGCTGATTTCCTGCTATGAGTCCTTAACCTCTCAATCATTGATTCAACTACTGCATTCAGCTCAGGTTGCAACTCCAAGGAACCAAACATTGCCAAACAAGCCACAGGATCGGTTTCGCCGTCTTGCGAGGATTTTCTCAAGTTTACAGAAGGGAAGTACGTAGCAACTCGGATGTTTCCTTTTGATTTGAAGATTGGGTCAATGTTCTCCTTAATGTAGTCCTCTGTAACTCTGGTAGGGACTTTTACAATGGCGATGTCCCTTAGAGATACTTCTTCAGGCAATTGTTTGACAACTTTGATGACGTTTTTCAAGCTTTTGATCAGTTTATCAGCATCATAAATGTCTTCAAAGTTCCTGATAAGCCATACATTGATCTTAGAAACTAATTATTAAACCATAAATGCCACAAACATAGAAATAAACAACTCTTAACCTTTCATCACCAGGTTTGCTTCCTCTTATATCAGGAAGCACTAATGTTGCTCCAAGATGCTTTGCCACCATTACAGCATCAGTGATCTAAACAGAAGATCAGAATTTAACCACACAAACAACAAATGGAATAAATTAACAAACACATCTAGAGAATATACAAATTTAGAGCTTTTATAAAGTATACCTGAGAGATATGGTACTCAGGACCATTCGTTAGTGAGAATGTAACATACCCTTTTGATGATACCGCTTCTTCTACAACAATTAGAGGCCCTTATAAGTCCAAGATGTACAATGCATATATACAAAAGCATGAAACTGAGAAAGACGACAAGAGTCTGAGTAAAACAAACACATACCGGATAGTAAAGTTGGCCAACAAGGGTTAAGGTCATTGGTATCATCCATCCAAGGCCCTTTACTGCCTTCTACGCCTCCGACAAGACTATCTTTCACAGATACTCTAGATCCTTCAAATTCAATATCGTGTGCATCTCCCTGAGCTTTCTCCTGTAAACacaatgaaagaaaaattagaCAAGGATCTTGAGTTTAGCTACAGAAGAGAAGGTTCGACCTTTTGCACTATTAGTTTACACCAAAAGAGATGAAACTAATCATGTCCTAATGatcaatgtaaaaaaaaaaacttcactaCTGACTctaattttatgatccatgaaATCCACATTTTAGCTAAAAATGGAAAGTTTTGGTAGGAAGAAACCCCTATAACGCACAAATCAAGAAAGTCTCAATGAACAAGCTAACAGTTCACCTTGAACTATATCTGTTTCTAAGACATTAGGTAGACGTATCATTATCAACACAAAAAGTGAAGGAGACAAAATACTAACTGACAATGAAGAAGAGAGACCGAACATAACCCACTTGAAGTAAGCTCAAGTAGAGcaaaaagatttgaaaaaagtGTCGGCAAAGAACGTACCTGAAGagaatcaaagtaatctctatGAAGCATCTGTCCGAGCATCACGAACATGGTAATGGTGAGGATACCAGCAACCACTTGCCTCAAATCCACACccatttcttctttctctcttgctTATGAAACAGAGAAAACAGAAGAATCAGATGATGAGTTGAAATAGAGAAGGaagtaaagaaaaagaaagaccaACAAAAAGTGGTGTTGTGTTGTGGGGGCAGGTAGAGACAAGGTATCTTCCGCAAATATGATATCTCAGTTCCCCTTTTGATTTCTTTGTAATTAAAGCTTGCCAAAAAAGATCCTTTCAGAGTGTTATTGTCACTGTTCATTGTTGAAGTCGATGTTTTACGCAAACAAAACACAACACAGCCACCGACGCTTTTTCCGTGAATGTTGGTATAATCTTTAACCCGTGGTTTCTTAAAACCGGTACTAAATCAATTAGACCAAGACATtatgattgttttgtttttaaacattAGACTCGCTATCCGGTGACCATTTTTAATAATACGAATGAGTAAGAAAGAGatgaaaattaacaaaataaaaaataaaaataaatatttattcattttgttccatatcaattttgataaggaatacttttcttttataattttttttaaattcaaagaaTGATAAAGAATCAAATACAGCAAAAATTTTCCATAAACTgtgtaactttttaaaaaatatcaattttgataaggaatatttttttttccttactcTTTTGTTTTTAGTAATCTTTGCCTACATCTGAGAGAATACTACCTAACGAT
The Brassica napus cultivar Da-Ae unplaced genomic scaffold, Da-Ae ScsIHWf_3088;HRSCAF=3902, whole genome shotgun sequence DNA segment above includes these coding regions:
- the BNAA05G19810D gene encoding protein MANNAN SYNTHESIS-RELATED 1 isoform X3, whose translation is MGVDLRQVVAGILTITMFVMLGQMLHRDYFDSLQEKAQGDAHDIEFEGSRVSVKDSLVGGVEGSKGPWMDDTNDLNPCWPTLLSEEAVSSKGYVTFSLTNGPEYHISQITDAVMVAKHLGATLVLPDIRGSKPGDERNFEDIYDADKLIKSLKNVIKVVKQLPEEVSLRDIAIVKVPTRVTEDYIKENIDPIFKSKGNIRVATYFPSVNLRKSSQDGETDPVACLAMFGSLELQPELNAVVESMIERLRTHSRKSAGRFIAVDLRIDILEKKHCHSTGVVGSKTCYNAQEIAVFLRKLGFAGDTTIYLTQPRWDSSLNILKDIFPKTFTKEAIMPASKKSKYLESESSEYENVIDFYISSRSDVFVPAISGLFYANIVGKRIALGKPQVLVPAEISETSGLATDFISPYISKKNHLAYSCFC
- the BNAA05G19810D gene encoding protein MANNAN SYNTHESIS-RELATED 1 isoform X1, which produces MNSDNNTLKGSFLASFNYKEIKRGTEISYLRKIPCLYLPPQHNTTFSREKEEMGVDLRQVVAGILTITMFVMLGQMLHRDYFDSLQEKAQGDAHDIEFEGSRVSVKDSLVGGVEGSKGPWMDDTNDLNPCWPTLLSEEAVSSKGYVTFSLTNGPEYHISQITDAVMVAKHLGATLVLPDIRGSKPGDERNFEDIYDADKLIKSLKNVIKVVKQLPEEVSLRDIAIVKVPTRVTEDYIKENIDPIFKSKGNIRVATYFPSVNLRKSSQDGETDPVACLAMFGSLELQPELNAVVESMIERLRTHSRKSAGRFIAVDLRIDILEKKHCHSTGVVGSKTCYNAQEIAVFLRKLGFAGDTTIYLTQPRWDSSLNILKDIFPKTFTKEAIMPASKKSKYLESESSEYENVIDFYISSRSDVFVPAISGLFYANIVGKRIALGKPQVLVPAEISETSGLATDFISPYISKKNHLAYSCFC
- the BNAA05G19810D gene encoding protein MANNAN SYNTHESIS-RELATED 1 isoform X2, with translation MNSDNNTLKGSFLASFNYKEIKRGTEISYLRKIPCLYLPPQHNTTFSREKEEMGVDLRQVVAGILTITMFVMLGQMLHRDYFDSLQEKAQGDAHDIEFEGSRVSVKDSLVGGVEGSKGPWMDDTNDLNPCWPTLLSEAVSSKGYVTFSLTNGPEYHISQITDAVMVAKHLGATLVLPDIRGSKPGDERNFEDIYDADKLIKSLKNVIKVVKQLPEEVSLRDIAIVKVPTRVTEDYIKENIDPIFKSKGNIRVATYFPSVNLRKSSQDGETDPVACLAMFGSLELQPELNAVVESMIERLRTHSRKSAGRFIAVDLRIDILEKKHCHSTGVVGSKTCYNAQEIAVFLRKLGFAGDTTIYLTQPRWDSSLNILKDIFPKTFTKEAIMPASKKSKYLESESSEYENVIDFYISSRSDVFVPAISGLFYANIVGKRIALGKPQVLVPAEISETSGLATDFISPYISKKNHLAYSCFC